A window from Actimicrobium sp. CCC2.4 encodes these proteins:
- the dapD gene encoding 2,3,4,5-tetrahydropyridine-2,6-dicarboxylate N-succinyltransferase, whose translation MTQALQNIIDQAWEDRASLSPQAAPAAIREAVAHVLEQLNDGTLRVAQKDSGSWVVNQWVKKAVLLSFRLEDNIVMPSGDHMQFYDKVPTKFANYTAEDFAKGGFRVVPPAVARRGSFIGRNVIMMPSFVNIGAYVDEGTMVDAWATVGSCAQIGKNVHLSGGVGIGGVLEPMQANPTIIEDNCFIGARSEIVEGVIVEENSVISMGVYIGQSTKIYDRATGEVTYGRIPSGSVVVAGNLPSADGKYSLYCAVIVKRVDAKTRAKTGINELLRD comes from the coding sequence ATGACCCAAGCACTCCAGAACATCATCGACCAGGCATGGGAAGACCGCGCCAGCCTGTCACCGCAAGCCGCACCTGCCGCCATCCGCGAAGCCGTTGCCCATGTACTCGAACAACTCAATGACGGCACGTTGCGCGTGGCGCAAAAAGACAGCGGCAGCTGGGTCGTCAACCAGTGGGTCAAGAAAGCCGTGCTGCTGTCGTTCCGTCTCGAAGACAACATCGTGATGCCGTCCGGCGATCACATGCAGTTTTACGACAAGGTGCCGACCAAGTTCGCGAACTACACCGCCGAGGATTTCGCCAAAGGCGGTTTCCGCGTGGTGCCGCCGGCGGTTGCCCGTCGCGGCAGCTTCATCGGCAGGAACGTGATCATGATGCCGTCGTTCGTCAACATCGGCGCCTACGTCGACGAAGGCACCATGGTTGATGCCTGGGCCACCGTCGGTTCGTGCGCGCAGATCGGCAAGAACGTCCATCTGTCCGGCGGCGTCGGTATCGGCGGCGTGCTCGAACCGATGCAGGCCAACCCGACCATCATCGAAGATAACTGCTTCATCGGTGCCCGTTCGGAAATCGTCGAAGGCGTCATCGTCGAAGAAAACTCGGTCATTTCGATGGGCGTCTATATCGGCCAGTCGACCAAGATTTATGACCGTGCTACCGGTGAAGTGACCTACGGCCGGATTCCTTCGGGCTCCGTCGTTGTCGCCGGCAATTTGCCGTCAGCCGATGGCAAATACAGCCTGTATTGCGCCGTCATCGTCAAGCGGGTCGATGCCAAGACGCGTGCCAAGACAGGAATCAATGAGTTGCTACGAGACTGA
- a CDS encoding PsiF family protein, which produces MKHILAILLLAVPFCFNSALAATDQQTKMGTCNKEATGKKGDERKAFMKQCLSAKPAADAPAAATAAAPATQQGKMKTCNTEATGKKGDERKAFMKECLKKAA; this is translated from the coding sequence ATGAAACACATCCTTGCCATCCTGCTGCTTGCCGTCCCGTTCTGCTTCAATTCCGCGCTAGCGGCCACGGACCAGCAAACCAAAATGGGTACCTGCAACAAGGAAGCCACCGGTAAAAAAGGCGATGAGCGCAAGGCGTTCATGAAGCAATGCCTGAGCGCCAAACCGGCCGCTGATGCACCGGCAGCCGCCACCGCTGCGGCACCCGCCACCCAGCAAGGCAAAATGAAAACCTGCAACACCGAAGCCACCGGTAAAAAAGGCGACGAACGCAAGGCCTTCATGAAAGAGTGCCTGAAAAAAGCAGCCTGA
- the dapC gene encoding succinyldiaminopimelate transaminase: MNPHLNQLQPYPFEKLRQLFADATPNPAFAPISLGIGEPKHPTPAFIKQAMADHLGGLASYPTTAGSDALRGTIAAWLERRYGLAKLDAGTQVLPVNGSREALFALAQTVIDPAGDALVLCPNPFYQIYEGATYLAGATPYFVNADPARNFAPDYDTVPADVWQRVRLLYLCTPGNPTGSVMTLADWKLLFDLSDKYGFVIAADECYSEIYFKPEAPLGSLQAASLLGRADYRNLIAFSSLSKRSNVPGMRSGFVAGDAAILKQFLLYRTYQGGAMSPTVQAASIAAWNDEQHVVENRAKYLDKFSRVTPMLQEVLDVELPDAGFYLWAGVDRYAGISDVDFARRLYAEYNVTVLPGSYLGREAHGSNPGRNRIRMALVAEADECLEAAARLVAFTRTL; this comes from the coding sequence GTGAATCCACATCTGAACCAGCTGCAACCCTATCCATTCGAAAAGCTCCGCCAGTTATTTGCGGACGCGACGCCGAATCCGGCCTTCGCCCCGATTAGCCTGGGCATCGGCGAGCCGAAACACCCGACCCCCGCCTTCATCAAGCAAGCCATGGCCGACCATCTGGGCGGACTGGCCAGCTATCCGACCACCGCCGGTAGCGACGCGCTGCGCGGCACCATCGCGGCCTGGCTGGAACGGCGCTATGGATTAGCGAAGCTCGACGCCGGTACGCAAGTGCTGCCGGTCAATGGTTCGCGCGAAGCCTTGTTTGCGCTGGCACAAACGGTGATCGATCCGGCCGGCGATGCGCTAGTGCTCTGTCCGAACCCGTTTTATCAGATCTACGAAGGCGCGACCTACCTCGCCGGTGCCACGCCCTATTTCGTCAATGCCGATCCGGCGCGCAATTTTGCGCCTGACTACGACACGGTTCCGGCTGATGTCTGGCAGCGCGTGCGCTTGCTGTACTTGTGCACGCCGGGCAATCCGACCGGGTCCGTGATGACGCTGGCCGACTGGAAGCTGCTGTTCGACCTGTCGGACAAGTACGGTTTCGTGATCGCGGCCGACGAGTGCTACTCCGAGATTTACTTCAAGCCGGAAGCGCCGCTCGGGTCGTTGCAGGCAGCCAGCCTGCTCGGTCGTGCCGATTACCGCAACCTGATCGCGTTTTCGAGTCTGTCGAAGCGCTCGAATGTGCCGGGCATGCGCTCCGGCTTTGTCGCCGGCGATGCCGCGATCCTGAAACAATTCCTGCTGTACCGGACCTATCAGGGCGGCGCGATGAGCCCGACGGTGCAGGCTGCGTCGATCGCCGCCTGGAATGACGAACAGCATGTGGTCGAGAACCGCGCCAAATATCTCGACAAGTTTTCGCGGGTCACGCCGATGCTGCAGGAAGTGCTTGACGTCGAACTTCCCGACGCCGGTTTCTACCTGTGGGCGGGCGTGGATCGCTATGCCGGCATCAGCGATGTCGACTTCGCCCGGCGTTTGTATGCCGAATATAATGTGACCGTTTTGCCCGGCAGCTACCTCGGCCGCGAAGCCCACGGCAGCAATCCGGGTCGCAACCGCATCCGCATGGCGCTGGTCGCCGAAGCCGATGAATGCCTGGAAGCAGCCGCGCGACTCGTTGCGTTTACCCGCACGCTTTGA
- the smc gene encoding chromosome segregation protein SMC, giving the protein MRLSSIKLSGFKSFVDPTNFQVPGQLVGVVGPNGCGKSNIIDAVRWVLGESKASELRGESMQDVIFNGTTHRKPAGRASVELLFDNSDGKAAGQWGQYAEIAVKRTLTRDGTSTYYINNQAVRRRDIQDIFLGTGLGPRAYAIIGQGMISRIIEARPEELRIFLEEAAGVSKYKERRRETENRLHDTRENLLRVEDILRELNTNLEKLDAQAAVAMRFRDMQDDQDEKQKLLWLVRKNEAKTEQHKFFMEIEKAQTALEQETAKLRHVELELEHMRQAHFGAGDRLHQAQGALYQTNTEIGSLEAQIKFVIESRSRLQAQLDTLTTQRDHWQRQQSQFAEEQAEAELLLEEQGERVEQSQQVLQQHGEQLPSLEQAWRDAQQRSTESRSQIMQIQQQIELEAAQQRNASNILNGLAVRRERLHQEKTGLNLPDNACLVEATLQLDEKRAELEEATMLLDEAQDQQPRLEEERRAAQAAVNEESASNARLDARLGALKQLQERVQSQGKVQPWLNRHELDGLPRLWQKLHIEAGWETALESVLRERTSALELSNLDWAKAFFSDAPPAKLALFSASAAAAGPLTESIQGLQPLQNLLLQNDPGIRQLMQDWLCNLYAAEDVEAAFAARDKLPAGASFVTRQGHLIGKSSVRFYAADSEQDGMLARQQEIDNLTRQVRAQYLLADAARNRSVQAEAALTQAVQRVQEYRLRATGLTQAVHALQIDVMKMAEVQARFNQRSGQIATDLAEIATQETEQQQARAESEAKFEQLDGELAERQEAHEDGQTDYLHKEQQLNEARQRLRDLERSAQEIDYAEKSQRSKIDELRRNIATAQQQVAQLTDSLEQGLQEQTGLEEQTAQTGLQTLLDQRTSQERALSDARHELDQLSQNLRQHEDARMQSERSLQPQRDRIMEWQLKEQAARLNQEQFAQQLIDAQADEVALSAKLHDDLRPSYLQGEVTRLGNAIIALGAVNLAALDELAVASERKNFLDAQNADLTEAIDTLQDAIHRIDKETRELLQDTFDKVNEHFAELFPILFGGGQARLVMTGDEILDAGVQVMAQPPGKKNATIHLLSGGEKALTATALVFSMFQLNPAPFCLLDEVDAPLDDSNTERLCNMVRRMAVKTQFLFISHNKIAMEMAQQLIGVTMQEQGVSRIVAVDMESALGFATDAQSA; this is encoded by the coding sequence GTGCGCTTATCCTCCATTAAACTCTCCGGCTTCAAATCGTTTGTTGACCCGACCAATTTCCAGGTACCGGGCCAGCTGGTCGGCGTGGTCGGACCGAATGGCTGCGGCAAATCCAACATCATCGATGCCGTGCGCTGGGTACTCGGAGAATCGAAAGCCTCGGAGTTGCGTGGCGAATCGATGCAGGACGTGATCTTCAACGGCACCACGCACCGCAAGCCGGCCGGACGTGCCTCGGTCGAACTGCTGTTCGATAACTCGGATGGCAAGGCCGCCGGGCAATGGGGCCAGTACGCCGAAATCGCTGTCAAGCGCACGCTGACCCGCGACGGCACCTCGACCTACTACATCAACAATCAGGCCGTCCGGCGGCGCGATATCCAGGATATTTTCCTCGGCACCGGCCTTGGTCCGCGCGCCTACGCGATCATCGGGCAGGGCATGATTTCGCGCATCATCGAAGCGCGGCCCGAAGAGTTGCGCATCTTTCTGGAAGAAGCCGCCGGCGTCTCGAAGTACAAGGAACGCCGGCGCGAAACCGAAAACCGGCTGCACGACACGCGTGAAAACCTGCTGCGGGTTGAAGACATCCTGCGCGAACTCAATACCAACCTCGAAAAGCTCGACGCCCAGGCCGCCGTCGCTATGCGTTTTCGCGATATGCAGGACGATCAGGACGAAAAACAAAAACTGCTCTGGCTGGTGCGCAAGAACGAAGCGAAGACCGAGCAGCACAAGTTTTTCATGGAGATCGAAAAAGCCCAGACCGCCCTCGAGCAGGAAACCGCCAAGTTGCGCCATGTCGAGCTGGAACTCGAGCACATGCGGCAGGCCCATTTCGGTGCCGGCGACCGCCTGCATCAGGCGCAGGGCGCGCTGTACCAGACCAATACCGAAATCGGCAGCCTCGAAGCCCAGATCAAGTTTGTCATCGAATCGCGCAGCCGCCTGCAAGCGCAGCTCGACACGCTGACCACCCAGCGTGATCACTGGCAGCGCCAACAAAGCCAGTTTGCCGAAGAGCAGGCCGAAGCCGAATTGCTGCTCGAAGAGCAGGGCGAACGCGTCGAACAGTCCCAGCAAGTGCTGCAACAGCATGGCGAACAACTGCCATCGCTGGAGCAAGCCTGGCGCGATGCGCAACAGCGCAGCACCGAATCGCGCAGCCAGATCATGCAGATCCAGCAGCAGATCGAACTGGAAGCAGCGCAGCAGCGCAATGCCTCGAATATCCTGAATGGCCTGGCGGTGCGACGCGAGCGCCTGCACCAGGAAAAGACCGGCCTGAACCTGCCCGATAACGCCTGTCTGGTCGAGGCGACGTTGCAGCTCGACGAGAAGCGTGCCGAACTCGAAGAAGCCACGATGCTGCTCGATGAAGCGCAAGACCAGCAGCCGCGTCTCGAGGAAGAACGCCGTGCCGCGCAAGCCGCGGTCAATGAAGAGAGTGCCAGCAATGCACGTCTCGATGCGCGGCTGGGCGCGCTCAAGCAATTGCAGGAGCGGGTGCAAAGCCAGGGCAAGGTGCAGCCGTGGCTGAACCGGCACGAGCTCGATGGCTTGCCGCGACTCTGGCAAAAATTGCATATCGAAGCCGGCTGGGAAACCGCCCTCGAATCGGTGCTGCGCGAGCGCACTTCGGCACTTGAGCTGTCCAATCTCGACTGGGCCAAGGCGTTTTTCAGTGATGCGCCGCCAGCCAAGCTGGCGCTGTTTTCGGCCAGCGCCGCTGCTGCCGGTCCGCTCACCGAGTCAATCCAGGGTTTGCAACCGCTGCAGAACCTGCTGCTGCAAAACGATCCCGGCATCCGCCAGCTGATGCAGGACTGGCTGTGCAATTTGTATGCGGCCGAGGACGTCGAGGCGGCCTTTGCCGCGCGCGACAAGCTGCCCGCCGGCGCCAGTTTCGTGACGCGCCAGGGTCACTTGATCGGCAAGTCCAGCGTGCGTTTTTATGCCGCCGATTCCGAGCAGGACGGCATGCTGGCGCGCCAGCAGGAAATCGATAATCTGACGCGGCAGGTGCGCGCCCAGTACCTGCTGGCCGACGCCGCACGTAACCGCTCGGTGCAAGCCGAGGCGGCATTGACACAGGCGGTGCAGCGCGTGCAGGAATACCGCCTGCGCGCAACCGGTCTGACGCAGGCCGTTCATGCGCTGCAGATCGACGTGATGAAAATGGCCGAAGTGCAGGCGCGCTTCAATCAGCGCAGTGGCCAGATCGCCACCGACCTCGCTGAAATCGCCACGCAGGAAACCGAACAGCAGCAAGCGCGCGCCGAGTCCGAAGCCAAGTTCGAGCAGCTCGATGGCGAACTGGCCGAACGGCAGGAAGCGCACGAGGATGGCCAGACCGATTATCTGCACAAGGAACAGCAGCTCAATGAGGCGCGCCAGCGCTTGCGCGACCTCGAACGTTCGGCGCAGGAAATCGACTACGCCGAGAAAAGCCAGCGCAGCAAGATCGACGAATTACGCCGCAATATCGCCACTGCGCAGCAGCAGGTCGCGCAACTGACCGACAGCCTGGAGCAGGGTTTGCAGGAACAGACCGGGCTGGAAGAGCAGACCGCGCAGACCGGTTTGCAAACCTTGCTGGACCAGCGCACCAGCCAGGAACGCGCGCTCTCGGATGCGCGTCACGAGCTCGACCAGTTATCGCAGAACCTGCGCCAGCACGAAGACGCCCGTATGCAATCCGAACGCAGCCTGCAGCCGCAGCGCGACCGCATCATGGAATGGCAATTGAAGGAACAGGCGGCGCGCCTGAATCAGGAGCAGTTCGCGCAGCAATTGATCGACGCGCAAGCCGATGAAGTCGCGCTATCGGCCAAGCTGCATGACGATTTGCGGCCCTCGTATCTGCAGGGCGAAGTCACGCGGCTCGGCAATGCGATCATCGCGCTCGGCGCGGTCAATCTGGCAGCGCTCGACGAACTCGCCGTGGCGTCCGAGCGCAAGAATTTTCTGGATGCGCAAAACGCCGACCTGACCGAAGCCATCGATACGCTGCAGGATGCGATCCACCGCATCGACAAGGAAACCCGTGAACTCCTGCAGGACACCTTCGACAAGGTCAACGAGCATTTCGCCGAACTGTTTCCTATCCTGTTCGGTGGCGGCCAGGCCCGGCTGGTGATGACCGGCGACGAGATCCTCGACGCCGGCGTGCAAGTCATGGCGCAACCACCCGGCAAGAAAAACGCCACCATCCACCTGCTGTCGGGCGGCGAAAAAGCATTGACTGCGACGGCGCTGGTGTTTTCGATGTTTCAGCTCAATCCGGCCCCGTTCTGCCTGCTCGACGAGGTCGATGCGCCGCTCGACGATTCGAATACCGAGCGCCTGTGCAACATGGTCAGGCGCATGGCCGTGAAGACCCAGTTCCTGTTCATCTCGCATAACAAGATCGCGATGGAAATGGCGCAGCAACTGATCGGCGTGACGATGCAGGAGCAGGGCGTATCGCGCATCGTCGCGGTCGATATGGAATCAGCACTGGGCTTTGCCACCGATGCGCAGTCGGCGTGA
- a CDS encoding serine hydrolase domain-containing protein — translation MNKQLLNSAVGLLLAAATGMAMGQGLPTARPEEVGLSSARLAAMKTSLQAEVDNGKIPGAIVMIVRNGKLAYSETIGFQDKPAGKALRQDAIFRIYSMTKPLASVGAMMLVEDGKIQLTDPISKYLPEFSRMGVSVAQTDASGVVSYSIVPATRQITVQDLLRHTSGIAYGEITRNPVIRKAYIEAGVYEDKGTDYDHRKGAPALQVSGVAKAPLSTQPGSTWEYGLSVDILGRVVESASGKPLATYLDERLFKPLKMVDTGFQVPAKEIGRIAEPLAIDPATGAPNKVLDVTIAPANASGGAGAVSTASDYLRFAVMLLRGGELDGQRILSPTTISLMTSDHLGSKVVASPSPGELLMGVPGYTFGLGFMVRQGPGIAGVPGSEGEYMWAGAAGTFFWIDPKQNLAVVAMMQAPGPSRPGYRRMIKQMVYAAIEK, via the coding sequence CAGCGCGGTAGGACTCTTGCTGGCAGCAGCGACCGGCATGGCGATGGGCCAGGGTTTGCCGACTGCCCGGCCCGAAGAGGTCGGCCTGTCCTCAGCACGGCTTGCCGCCATGAAGACCAGCCTGCAAGCCGAGGTCGATAACGGAAAAATCCCCGGGGCGATCGTGATGATCGTGCGTAACGGCAAGCTGGCCTATTCGGAAACCATCGGTTTCCAGGACAAGCCGGCCGGCAAGGCGCTGCGTCAGGACGCCATTTTCCGTATCTACTCGATGACCAAGCCGCTGGCCTCGGTGGGTGCAATGATGCTGGTTGAAGACGGCAAGATACAGCTGACCGATCCGATCTCGAAATACCTCCCCGAATTTTCCAGGATGGGCGTGAGCGTCGCGCAGACCGATGCCAGCGGCGTAGTCAGCTATAGCATCGTGCCGGCGACCCGCCAGATCACGGTGCAGGATTTGCTGCGCCACACGTCGGGCATCGCCTATGGCGAAATCACGCGTAATCCGGTCATCCGCAAAGCCTATATCGAAGCAGGCGTCTACGAAGACAAAGGGACCGACTACGACCACCGCAAAGGCGCGCCGGCGTTGCAAGTGAGCGGTGTCGCCAAGGCTCCGTTGTCCACGCAGCCCGGCAGCACCTGGGAATACGGCTTGTCGGTCGACATCCTCGGTCGCGTTGTCGAAAGTGCCAGTGGCAAACCGTTGGCAACCTACCTCGACGAGCGCCTGTTCAAGCCATTAAAAATGGTCGATACCGGCTTTCAGGTTCCGGCAAAAGAGATCGGCCGTATCGCCGAACCCCTTGCCATCGATCCGGCAACCGGCGCACCGAACAAAGTTCTTGACGTGACGATCGCTCCGGCCAACGCATCAGGCGGTGCCGGGGCAGTCTCGACCGCCAGCGATTACCTGCGCTTTGCCGTGATGCTGTTGCGCGGCGGCGAACTGGACGGACAGCGCATCCTCAGCCCGACCACAATCAGCCTGATGACCTCGGACCACCTCGGCAGCAAGGTCGTCGCGTCGCCCAGTCCCGGCGAATTGCTGATGGGCGTGCCGGGCTACACCTTCGGCCTGGGTTTCATGGTGCGACAGGGTCCGGGCATCGCCGGGGTGCCGGGCTCCGAGGGCGAGTACATGTGGGCCGGTGCCGCGGGAACATTTTTCTGGATAGATCCAAAACAGAACCTGGCCGTCGTTGCAATGATGCAGGCACCCGGTCCGAGCCGGCCCGGTTATCGCCGGATGATCAAGCAGATGGTCTACGCTGCCATAGAAAAATAA